One window of Bacillus alkalicellulosilyticus genomic DNA carries:
- a CDS encoding M23 family metallopeptidase yields the protein MDKNLDKIRRKIDMRRREAHGTVKKKERSAPVFYERHDEARDEPDFYLFQDREEEKKEDFINKDWLMMRSLIAVVVFLVTAILFNNTATSLEGARQFIKTSFEQELKFDAIAGWYENQFGKPLALLPFTTEVALDDYEDYSPEMVYAVPASGVITENFQQNGRGVLVETGMNEGVEAVKSGVVIFVGEEDNLGMMVGIRHYDDGSESWYGMLSDVDVALYDPITSGHKIGTVSSNEEVEKGIYYFALKQGEKYVDPIDVISFE from the coding sequence AAGAGAAGCGCATGGCACTGTAAAGAAAAAAGAAAGGTCTGCTCCAGTTTTCTATGAACGTCACGATGAAGCTAGAGATGAGCCTGATTTCTATCTATTTCAAGATAGAGAGGAAGAGAAGAAAGAGGATTTTATCAATAAAGATTGGCTTATGATGAGATCTCTCATTGCCGTTGTTGTTTTTTTGGTCACGGCTATATTGTTTAACAATACGGCTACCAGCTTAGAAGGAGCTAGGCAATTTATTAAAACATCATTCGAACAGGAATTAAAGTTTGATGCTATCGCCGGTTGGTATGAAAACCAGTTTGGAAAGCCGCTTGCGCTTTTACCATTTACGACTGAGGTGGCATTAGATGATTATGAAGACTATTCTCCTGAAATGGTCTATGCAGTCCCGGCTTCGGGGGTTATCACCGAAAATTTCCAACAAAATGGACGAGGTGTGTTAGTTGAAACCGGTATGAACGAAGGAGTTGAGGCGGTAAAATCGGGTGTTGTCATTTTCGTTGGTGAAGAAGATAACCTCGGGATGATGGTAGGAATACGTCACTATGATGATGGCAGTGAATCATGGTATGGAATGCTAAGCGATGTAGACGTGGCGTTATATGACCCAATTACTTCAGGACATAAAATTGGCACAGTTTCTAGTAATGAAGAAGTGGAAAAAGGAATATATTATTTCGCCTTAAAGCAAGGAGAAAAATATGTTGACCCTATTGACGTGATATCATTTGAGTAG
- a CDS encoding response regulator, with translation MSTDKCVYLLEEEPAHAMLLSYHIEKLGYAVKLFERATDFFFSSPENVRYVIASEDLSDIDSDSLCSKLMENYSDIKILFTTTRGKQCCTNCKDTLYIEKPFSLSALQKALEETLALTSIGK, from the coding sequence ATGAGCACAGATAAGTGTGTTTATCTACTTGAGGAAGAGCCAGCGCATGCGATGCTTCTATCCTATCATATTGAAAAACTTGGATATGCTGTAAAGCTATTTGAACGCGCTACCGACTTCTTCTTCTCTTCTCCTGAAAATGTCCGTTATGTGATCGCAAGTGAAGACCTTTCAGATATAGATAGTGATTCTTTATGTTCAAAGTTAATGGAAAATTATTCAGACATAAAAATATTGTTTACAACCACTAGAGGGAAACAGTGCTGTACGAATTGTAAAGATACGTTGTATATTGAAAAACCCTTTTCGTTATCTGCTTTGCAAAAAGCTTTAGAAGAAACACTAGCATTAACATCTATTGGTAAATAA
- a CDS encoding Rne/Rng family ribonuclease, whose protein sequence is MKNIVLNVSTTERRAAIIEDNQVVELLIERQIEDRIVGNVYKGRVVNVLPGMQAAFVDIGRDKNGFLYRDDLLSYQLLEEDEEKKKERNISEFVTKGAEVLVQVTKEGFGTKGPRLTGVISFPGRYIVYMPQGGYVGVSRRMNSEEERERWRKMGEQVLKQNEGIIVRTVCEGLEQEKVEEDLAFLRKFWKDIWQEGKDLAPPSLIHQDTGLLERIVRDLSFSDVSEIIIDSQKDYNRLLGLLEPYRQLNLKVTYYRGKENVFSEYGIEKELEKALRRQVWLKNGAYLMIDKTEALTVIDVNTGKFTGKSNLRDTIKKTNTEAAKEIARQLRLRDISGIIVIDFIDMKEEVDKQEVIHAFTKALEKDRTKTSVRGFTGLGLVEMTRKKIRQNLQDSLSKTCPTCSGKGVILSDEAQAYRIERVLWEYRNMDAEALVLEVPEKIATIIKGNKNEHLHRLQESLFYQIFIVENEKMSEQEYNISFIGSEKEAKQKAMNHGWNEH, encoded by the coding sequence TTGAAGAATATTGTTCTAAATGTTTCGACAACAGAACGAAGAGCTGCGATCATCGAAGATAATCAGGTAGTTGAACTGTTAATAGAGCGTCAAATTGAGGACAGAATTGTCGGAAATGTTTATAAAGGAAGAGTGGTCAATGTACTCCCAGGAATGCAGGCTGCTTTTGTTGACATTGGTCGCGATAAGAATGGATTTTTGTATCGGGATGATTTACTTTCTTATCAATTATTAGAGGAAGACGAAGAAAAAAAGAAAGAACGCAACATTTCTGAATTTGTTACTAAAGGTGCGGAGGTACTTGTTCAAGTTACAAAAGAAGGTTTTGGAACAAAGGGACCAAGACTTACAGGAGTTATCTCATTTCCTGGCAGATATATTGTCTATATGCCACAAGGGGGATATGTTGGCGTATCACGAAGAATGAATAGTGAAGAAGAACGAGAACGATGGCGTAAAATGGGAGAACAGGTGTTAAAGCAAAATGAAGGAATCATTGTTCGAACAGTTTGTGAAGGCTTGGAACAAGAAAAGGTTGAAGAAGATTTAGCTTTCTTGAGAAAATTCTGGAAAGACATTTGGCAAGAAGGGAAAGATCTGGCACCGCCGTCACTAATTCATCAGGATACTGGATTACTTGAACGGATTGTTCGTGATTTATCATTTTCCGATGTATCTGAAATCATTATTGATAGCCAAAAAGATTACAATCGCTTACTTGGTTTGTTAGAACCATACCGGCAACTAAATTTGAAAGTTACATATTATCGAGGAAAAGAAAATGTGTTCTCCGAGTACGGGATAGAAAAAGAGTTAGAAAAAGCATTACGTCGACAGGTTTGGTTAAAAAATGGTGCCTATCTTATGATTGACAAAACAGAAGCTTTAACTGTGATAGATGTGAATACAGGGAAATTTACTGGCAAAAGTAATCTACGTGATACAATAAAGAAAACAAATACGGAAGCAGCCAAAGAAATTGCTAGGCAATTACGGTTACGAGACATTTCTGGAATTATCGTCATCGATTTTATAGATATGAAAGAAGAGGTCGATAAGCAAGAAGTCATTCATGCATTCACGAAGGCATTAGAAAAGGACAGAACGAAAACAAGTGTCCGTGGATTTACAGGTCTTGGTTTGGTGGAAATGACTCGTAAAAAAATCCGTCAAAACTTACAGGATAGTCTTTCGAAAACGTGTCCTACTTGTTCGGGTAAAGGAGTTATTTTATCTGATGAAGCACAAGCATACCGGATTGAGCGGGTGTTATGGGAGTATCGAAATATGGATGCAGAGGCTTTAGTATTAGAAGTTCCAGAAAAAATTGCAACGATTATTAAGGGAAATAAGAATGAACATTTACATAGACTGCAGGAGTCGTTATTTTATCAAATCTTTATCGTGGAAAATGAGAAGATGTCCGAACAAGAATATAATATAAGTTTTATTGGTTCTGAAAAAGAGGCAAAACAAAAAGCGATGAATCACGGATGGAATGAGCATTGA
- a CDS encoding M50 family metallopeptidase: MWSIIKKIKINPFFWFILGIGIITGYFKEVVMVFAIVFIHEMGHALVANHFNWRIRKIELLPFGGVAEMDESGNRPFREEFLVIIAGPLQHLWLMGASFAFVSFDFWSTADHQQFILHNLMILGFNLIPVWPLDGGKLVHLGYCYLFAYQRAQALTLYSSIGVLALVSLLSYIMFPFHLNLWVVLFFLCISNYLEWKQRHYAYMRFLMDRLNGKMTYSRRQHLTFPNDMKIRDVLKKFRKGHNHIIVIKDTSKKTFIEEIEILQTYFHDKKINHTLQDITKGR, translated from the coding sequence ATGTGGTCAATTATTAAAAAAATCAAAATCAACCCATTCTTTTGGTTTATTTTAGGAATTGGGATTATTACAGGATATTTTAAAGAAGTTGTTATGGTATTTGCGATAGTTTTTATCCACGAAATGGGTCATGCTCTCGTAGCCAATCATTTTAATTGGAGGATACGCAAAATAGAATTACTCCCTTTTGGGGGGGTTGCTGAAATGGATGAAAGCGGCAACCGACCATTCCGGGAAGAATTTCTAGTCATTATTGCTGGTCCTCTTCAACACCTATGGCTAATGGGGGCTTCTTTTGCTTTTGTATCCTTTGATTTTTGGTCTACGGCAGACCATCAGCAATTTATCCTTCATAACCTCATGATTTTAGGCTTTAATCTCATACCAGTTTGGCCCTTAGATGGAGGAAAGTTAGTTCATTTAGGGTACTGTTATCTATTCGCATACCAACGGGCACAAGCCTTAACCTTGTATTCCTCAATAGGTGTATTAGCTTTGGTCAGTTTACTGAGTTATATCATGTTTCCATTTCATTTGAACTTATGGGTTGTTTTATTCTTTTTATGTATATCAAATTACTTAGAGTGGAAGCAGCGCCATTATGCCTATATGAGGTTTCTTATGGACAGGTTAAACGGAAAAATGACCTATTCGAGAAGGCAACACCTCACATTTCCAAACGATATGAAAATTCGCGACGTTCTTAAAAAATTTCGAAAAGGCCATAATCATATCATCGTCATTAAAGATACGAGTAAGAAAACATTCATTGAAGAAATAGAGATATTACAAACCTACTTTCACGATAAAAAAATAAACCATACACTCCAAGATATAACAAAAGGGAGATAA
- a CDS encoding ribosomal-processing cysteine protease Prp, giving the protein MITVTVQRNEQNKFDSFSMDGHAEAGPHGQDIVCAGASAVSFGAINAIAKLCKVEPKVELSDDGGFLRCSVPNQLDEQTYEKVQLLLEGMLVALRSIEAEYGDFIVIKENS; this is encoded by the coding sequence ATGATTACCGTTACTGTTCAACGAAATGAACAAAATAAATTCGACTCTTTTTCAATGGATGGTCATGCAGAAGCAGGACCTCATGGGCAAGATATTGTCTGTGCAGGTGCATCAGCGGTTAGCTTTGGTGCAATTAATGCCATCGCAAAGCTATGTAAGGTTGAACCTAAAGTTGAGCTCTCTGATGATGGCGGCTTTCTCCGCTGTTCGGTTCCTAACCAATTGGACGAACAAACGTATGAGAAAGTACAGCTATTATTGGAAGGGATGCTTGTTGCCCTTCGATCTATTGAAGCTGAGTACGGAGACTTTATCGTAATAAAAGAAAATTCATAG
- the rplU gene encoding 50S ribosomal protein L21, whose amino-acid sequence MYAIIETGGKQVKVEEGQEIYIEKLDAVEGDEVSFDKVLLVGGDQTKVGAPYVEGATVTAKVEKQGRQKKIIVWKMKAKKNYRRKQGHRQPYTKVTISKING is encoded by the coding sequence ATGTACGCAATTATTGAAACTGGTGGTAAACAAGTTAAAGTAGAAGAAGGACAAGAAATCTACATCGAAAAGCTTGACGCTGTTGAAGGCGACGAAGTAAGCTTCGATAAAGTTCTACTTGTAGGTGGAGACCAAACAAAGGTAGGAGCTCCTTACGTTGAAGGTGCAACAGTTACAGCTAAAGTTGAAAAACAAGGTCGTCAAAAGAAGATCATTGTTTGGAAAATGAAAGCGAAGAAAAACTACCGTCGTAAGCAAGGTCATCGTCAACCTTACACTAAAGTGACTATTTCTAAAATCAACGGATAA
- the rpmA gene encoding 50S ribosomal protein L27 has product MLKMNLQFFASKKGVGSTKNGRDSISKRLGTKRADGQAVTGGSILVRQRGTRIYPGVNVGKGGDDTLFAKVDGVVKFERVGRDRKQVSVYPTAQ; this is encoded by the coding sequence ATGTTAAAAATGAATCTACAGTTTTTCGCATCGAAAAAAGGGGTAGGTAGTACAAAGAACGGTCGTGACTCAATCTCGAAGCGTCTTGGTACAAAACGTGCTGACGGCCAAGCTGTTACAGGTGGTTCAATCCTAGTTCGCCAACGTGGTACTCGTATTTACCCTGGTGTAAACGTAGGTAAAGGTGGAGACGATACATTATTCGCTAAAGTTGACGGCGTTGTTAAGTTTGAACGCGTTGGTCGTGACCGCAAGCAAGTAAGTGTATACCCTACAGCTCAATAA